In one window of Astyanax mexicanus isolate ESR-SI-001 chromosome 18, AstMex3_surface, whole genome shotgun sequence DNA:
- the chp2 gene encoding calcineurin B homologous protein 2 — protein MGSTSSTLSKIPNADELIQETGFTSAHLARLFERFEALDKDKKGYLSPQDFEAIKELALNPICDRIIGAFFSSGQEMLDFSSFVRILAHFRPIDNNRTKEPNSPDPINSRINKLKFAFQLYDQDKDGKISRNELLQVLRAMLEKQVTEEQLESIADRTIQEADLDRDDAISFEEFRKSLEKVNIDHKMSIRFLR, from the exons ATGGGTTCGACCAGCTCCACCCTCTCCAAAATCCCCAACGCGGACGAGTTAATTCAAGAAACGGGCT tcacTTCTGCTCACCTCGCTCGGTTATTTGAACGGTTTGAGGCTCTGGATAAAGACAAGAAAGGTTATCTAAG tcccCAAGATTTTGAAGCCATAAAGGAATTGGCCTTGAATCCTATCTGTGACAGAATAATTGGAGCCTTCTTCTCCTCAGG CCAAGAGATGCTGGATTTTTCATCCTTTGTGAGGATACTGGCGCATTTTCGTCCTATTGACAATAACAGGACCAAAGAGCCCAACTCACCAGACCCTATTAACAGCAGGATCAACAAGCTTAAAT TTGCTTTTCAGTTATATGACCAGGACAAGGATGGCAAGATTTCCAGAAATGAGCTTTTACAG GTTCTCCGAGCCATGCTGGAGAAACAGGTCACTGAGGAACAACTGGAGAGCATAGCAGACCGAACTATTCAAGAAGCAGACCTGGACAGAGATGATGCCATATCTTTTGAAGAGTTCCGAAAG TCACTGGAAAAGGTCAACATCGACCACAAGATGAGtatccgttttctgcgctag